In one Fundidesulfovibrio magnetotacticus genomic region, the following are encoded:
- the asnB gene encoding asparagine synthase (glutamine-hydrolyzing) → MCGILGLVRRGVHAPSLSLMPPMAGLMRHRGPDGDGYAAFDPDSGEVQVLAGPDTPRSVLESSLPYAPKQQAGALPERFRVGLGHRRLAIIDLSAAGHQPLCDPTGRYWIAFNGEIYNFRDVRREIEAQGHRFQGASDTEVALAAYALWGDACQERFNGMWTMLVWDRRERTLWISRDRFGVKPLFYVDRPDCFAVASEIKCLLPLGPLEPDRREALAYLADGPSEAHTETMFQGVRRFPPGACALLRPDDPPGSLTPRRWFHMPPPCLEHSFSASRLDSLAEEYRELLKDAVRLRLFADVKVSCALSGGLDSSSIALLASEVRREQGDSHLLATVSNVYTDPRDAAVDESRWVDFMARLLPVESLRVEPGPEDLLANNDLGLWHYENVHEDMPQAFLATFGLCRASGITVNLDGQGADENLAGYLRYVRDFLARPAARGIDYWRTFLKAPLPFREKLFAVLRLKTRPGGSPLEHLAAARLDPDYRAARRVSTAFADQPLNVTLHGNLGGSLPKLLRNVDCHSMFHGIESRQPFMDYRLILFLNALPAAYKIHGGWTKFLARKAFQGRLPDEVVWRRDKMGWPQPLKRWMAPLQAGPMRLPVLQSPYLKDLLGDALDNALLDALMPSYRLSARLYNLARHHALFHELAPAALAQGRDPRAAIASGDAP, encoded by the coding sequence ATGTGCGGCATCCTGGGCCTTGTGCGCCGGGGCGTCCACGCCCCCTCCCTCTCCCTCATGCCGCCCATGGCCGGGCTCATGCGCCACCGCGGCCCCGACGGCGACGGCTACGCGGCCTTCGATCCCGACTCCGGCGAGGTTCAGGTGCTGGCCGGGCCGGACACACCCCGGTCGGTGCTCGAAAGCTCCCTGCCTTACGCCCCCAAGCAGCAGGCGGGCGCGCTGCCCGAGCGCTTCCGTGTGGGCCTGGGACACCGCCGCCTGGCCATCATCGACCTCTCCGCCGCCGGCCATCAGCCCCTGTGCGACCCCACCGGCCGCTACTGGATCGCCTTCAACGGCGAAATCTACAACTTCCGCGACGTGCGCCGCGAGATCGAGGCCCAGGGACACCGCTTCCAGGGCGCGTCCGACACCGAGGTGGCCCTGGCCGCCTACGCCCTCTGGGGCGACGCCTGCCAGGAACGCTTCAACGGCATGTGGACCATGCTCGTCTGGGACCGGCGCGAACGCACCCTCTGGATTTCCCGCGACCGCTTCGGCGTGAAGCCGCTCTTCTACGTGGACCGGCCCGACTGCTTCGCCGTGGCCTCCGAGATCAAGTGCCTCCTGCCCCTGGGACCCCTGGAGCCCGATCGCCGCGAGGCCCTGGCCTACCTGGCCGACGGCCCCAGCGAAGCCCACACCGAGACCATGTTCCAGGGCGTGCGCCGCTTCCCCCCAGGCGCCTGCGCCCTGCTGCGCCCAGACGATCCACCCGGGTCCCTGACCCCCAGGCGCTGGTTCCATATGCCGCCGCCCTGCCTTGAGCACTCCTTCTCCGCCTCCCGCCTGGACTCCCTTGCCGAGGAATACCGGGAGCTGCTCAAGGACGCCGTGCGCCTGCGCCTCTTCGCCGACGTGAAGGTCTCCTGCGCCCTCTCGGGCGGCCTGGACAGCTCCTCCATCGCGCTCCTGGCCTCCGAGGTGCGCCGCGAGCAGGGCGACTCTCACCTTTTGGCCACGGTCTCCAACGTCTACACCGATCCCCGCGACGCCGCCGTGGACGAGTCGCGCTGGGTGGACTTCATGGCCCGCCTGCTCCCCGTGGAGAGCCTGCGCGTGGAGCCCGGCCCCGAAGACCTGCTCGCCAACAACGACCTGGGCCTCTGGCACTACGAGAACGTCCACGAGGACATGCCCCAGGCCTTCCTGGCCACCTTCGGCCTGTGCCGCGCCTCGGGCATCACCGTGAATCTCGACGGACAGGGCGCGGACGAAAACCTCGCGGGCTACCTGCGCTACGTCCGGGACTTCCTGGCCCGCCCCGCCGCGCGCGGCATCGATTACTGGCGCACCTTCCTGAAGGCCCCCCTGCCTTTCCGGGAGAAGCTCTTCGCCGTCCTGCGCCTCAAGACCCGCCCAGGCGGATCGCCCCTGGAACATCTCGCCGCCGCCCGGCTCGATCCGGACTACCGCGCCGCGCGCCGCGTCTCCACCGCCTTCGCCGACCAGCCCCTCAACGTCACCCTGCACGGCAACCTGGGCGGGTCGCTCCCGAAACTGTTGCGCAACGTGGACTGCCACTCCATGTTCCACGGCATCGAGTCGCGCCAGCCCTTCATGGACTACCGGCTCATCCTCTTCCTCAACGCCCTGCCCGCCGCCTACAAGATCCACGGCGGCTGGACCAAATTCCTGGCCCGCAAGGCCTTCCAGGGGCGGCTGCCCGACGAGGTAGTCTGGCGCAGGGACAAGATGGGCTGGCCCCAGCCCCTCAAACGCTGGATGGCTCCCCTCCAGGCCGGGCCCATGCGCCTCCCCGTGCTGCAAAGCCCCTACCTGAAGGACCTCCTGGGCGACGCCCTGGACAACGCCCTGCTGGACGCCCTCATGCCCAGCTACCGGCTCTCCGCCAGGCTCTACAACCTGGCCCGGCACCACGCCCTCTTCCACGAGCTGGCCCCAGCGGCCCTGGCCCAAGGCCGGGACCCCAGGGCCGCCATCGCCTCCGGAGACGCACCATGA
- a CDS encoding B12-binding domain-containing radical SAM protein, which yields MPRTDLALIVPYQEISAFGPRVIDAALRAKGFDSRLIFFKSRSQEECWPSDAEIALLTDLVRELEPRLVGFSLMSPFFALGKALAQAVRQAWDAPVAFGGVHPTISPEECIEAADICCVGEGEIPLERILASLRETGRVPGDVPNCWVRLEDGVVVKNPVTCLRENLDELPFDPLTDEGRYFIENGRLERKDPYLDYIRSRGKYSFKAFRGCPFFCTYCGNKALMDAQSGAGRFHRHRGVENVVAELEDVLRRFPMVRTIHSYDEVFIHRPEYVRDFAREYKRRIGLPFTCDAHLNLLSDETVGLMAQAGLVQATVGIEAFSDDVRQNLYKRKGMGTEHIVEKARILHRHGVLAHYDFIWDNPLESAEDIRRCFFELVLRLPRPLAFNNYSLTFLPGSELTEHFLARGLIRPEHVAGRSDKGLVQWKLTMSYPRPPEVTFWFVMFSLYAFSFRALGREMVLPKLLVSLTARTGSLFLARNVLRAATLVKLACEGGLVAELRRKLLPRRAAA from the coding sequence ATGCCACGCACCGACCTTGCGCTGATCGTCCCCTACCAGGAGATTTCCGCCTTCGGCCCTCGGGTCATCGACGCTGCCCTGCGCGCCAAGGGTTTCGACTCGCGCCTGATCTTCTTCAAGTCGCGCAGCCAGGAGGAATGCTGGCCCAGCGACGCAGAGATCGCGCTGCTCACGGACCTTGTGCGCGAGCTCGAACCGCGCCTGGTGGGCTTCTCGCTCATGTCCCCCTTCTTCGCCCTGGGCAAGGCCCTGGCCCAGGCTGTACGCCAGGCCTGGGACGCCCCCGTGGCCTTCGGCGGCGTGCACCCCACCATCAGCCCCGAGGAATGCATCGAGGCGGCCGACATCTGCTGCGTGGGCGAAGGGGAGATACCCCTGGAGCGCATCCTCGCCTCCCTGCGGGAGACCGGGCGCGTCCCCGGCGACGTGCCCAACTGCTGGGTGCGCCTGGAGGACGGCGTCGTCGTCAAAAACCCCGTCACCTGCCTGCGCGAGAACTTGGACGAGCTGCCCTTCGACCCCCTCACCGACGAGGGCCGCTATTTCATCGAAAACGGCCGCCTGGAACGCAAAGACCCCTACCTGGACTATATCCGCTCCCGGGGGAAGTATTCCTTCAAGGCCTTCAGGGGCTGCCCCTTCTTCTGCACCTACTGCGGCAACAAGGCCCTCATGGACGCCCAGTCCGGGGCAGGCAGGTTCCACCGCCACCGCGGCGTGGAGAACGTCGTCGCCGAACTGGAGGACGTGCTGCGCCGCTTCCCCATGGTGCGCACCATCCACAGCTACGACGAGGTGTTCATCCACCGGCCGGAATACGTCCGCGACTTCGCCAGGGAATACAAGCGCCGCATCGGCCTTCCCTTCACCTGCGACGCGCACCTGAACCTGCTCTCCGACGAGACCGTGGGCCTCATGGCCCAGGCCGGGCTCGTGCAGGCCACCGTGGGCATCGAGGCCTTCTCCGACGACGTGCGCCAGAACCTCTACAAACGCAAAGGCATGGGCACGGAACACATCGTGGAAAAGGCCCGCATCCTCCACCGGCACGGCGTGCTGGCCCACTACGACTTCATTTGGGACAACCCCCTGGAATCGGCCGAGGACATCCGCCGCTGCTTCTTCGAGCTGGTGCTCCGGCTGCCGCGTCCCCTGGCCTTCAACAACTACTCCCTCACCTTCCTGCCCGGTAGCGAGCTCACGGAACACTTCCTGGCCCGGGGGCTCATCCGCCCCGAACACGTGGCCGGGCGATCGGACAAGGGCCTGGTGCAGTGGAAGCTCACCATGTCCTACCCCAGGCCCCCGGAAGTCACCTTCTGGTTCGTGATGTTCTCGCTCTACGCCTTCAGCTTCCGCGCCCTGGGCCGCGAAATGGTGCTGCCGAAGCTCCTGGTGTCCCTGACGGCTCGAACGGGGAGCCTTTTCCTGGCCAGGAACGTCCTGCGCGCGGCCACGCTGGTCAAGCTGGCCTGCGAGGGCGGCCTCGTCGCCGAACTGCGGCGCAAGCTCCTGCCCCGGAGGGCCGCGGCGTGA
- a CDS encoding B12-binding domain-containing radical SAM protein, with product MHILFIEHSLSLEGEPLGIMQLSALAKNHGHNTSLTFLTENYLNVIKQTSPDVIAISIMSCHYSAFKSAIHTIKRSFPSTPIIAGGPHPTFSPNCIYDIEVDAICIGEGDFSFIEFLNSIEHHDTFENISNIRTRTSSTSLRPLIANLDDLPFIDREITYDAYPAANAFSLRSFYTTRGCPFSCTYCFNHAYNKLYSGLGKIVRRRSVNNVIQEMKLVTHKYKTSFIKISDDSFVLSADNWLRDFSERYSSEISIPFYCLLRADIVTEEIVYLLKKAGCASLCMSIETSNDQLRKNTLKRNTTSDTILKAFDLVNSYGIKIYTNSMLGLPGATFADDLNTLDFTIKCKPAYGHFTILTPYLGTDIYEQCKKLDILDPASSLSDSAPSTNDLSVLTSFTDAEKNMQRNIHFLGPTIVMFPFLKPFFIRHLINLPSNFIYFLIYFATKSYSFNKHIIKLKHTPRNFLILFTAFFKALLRSTKL from the coding sequence ATGCATATTTTATTCATTGAACACAGTCTAAGCTTGGAAGGTGAGCCCCTTGGCATTATGCAGCTATCTGCATTAGCTAAAAACCATGGGCACAACACATCCCTCACATTTTTAACCGAAAACTACCTCAATGTTATAAAACAAACTTCACCTGACGTTATCGCCATAAGCATAATGTCTTGCCATTACTCTGCCTTCAAGTCTGCCATACACACCATCAAACGTTCTTTTCCTTCGACACCAATCATAGCTGGCGGCCCTCATCCAACATTTTCTCCAAACTGCATATATGATATAGAAGTTGACGCCATCTGTATTGGCGAGGGCGATTTTTCATTCATTGAATTCCTCAACTCTATTGAGCACCATGACACCTTTGAAAATATATCAAACATCCGCACCCGCACTTCTTCTACTTCATTGCGTCCCCTAATCGCAAATCTTGACGACCTCCCCTTCATTGATCGTGAAATCACGTACGATGCGTACCCTGCAGCTAACGCATTCAGTCTTCGCTCTTTCTACACTACCCGGGGATGCCCTTTTTCATGCACTTACTGCTTCAACCATGCTTACAATAAACTTTACTCCGGACTCGGTAAAATAGTTCGCCGCAGATCTGTAAATAACGTCATTCAAGAAATGAAACTCGTCACCCATAAATACAAAACTTCTTTCATTAAAATTAGCGACGACTCTTTTGTTTTATCTGCTGACAACTGGCTAAGAGATTTTTCTGAAAGATACTCCTCTGAGATATCCATCCCCTTCTACTGTCTTCTACGAGCCGACATTGTCACTGAAGAAATTGTGTACCTTCTAAAAAAGGCCGGATGCGCATCATTATGCATGTCAATCGAAACCAGCAACGACCAACTTCGCAAAAACACTTTAAAACGCAACACTACGTCTGACACCATCCTCAAAGCTTTCGACCTTGTAAATTCTTACGGTATCAAAATCTACACAAACAGCATGCTTGGATTGCCTGGCGCCACTTTCGCTGATGACCTCAACACCCTTGACTTCACTATCAAATGCAAACCGGCATACGGACACTTCACTATTCTCACACCTTACCTTGGAACTGACATATACGAACAATGCAAAAAACTAGACATCTTGGACCCAGCTTCTTCACTTTCTGATTCCGCACCATCTACAAATGACCTTTCTGTTTTGACTTCGTTCACTGATGCCGAAAAAAATATGCAGCGCAATATCCACTTCTTAGGACCTACCATTGTCATGTTCCCCTTTCTTAAACCTTTTTTCATACGGCACCTAATAAATTTACCTTCAAACTTCATATACTTTCTCATTTATTTTGCTACGAAATCGTATTCATTTAATAAGCACATCATCAAACTCAAACACACACCTCGTAATTTTTTAATTCTTTTTACAGCTTTCTTTAAAGCTCTTCTGCGAAGCACCAAGCTTTAG
- a CDS encoding DegT/DnrJ/EryC1/StrS family aminotransferase yields the protein MDIIPVANVVTTEEDARAVYEVVKSGWISKGKKVDAFEADFARVVGARHAIAVSNGTAALHVILAALGIGPGDEVVLPSLTFISTANAVLYLGATPVLVECAPDTYNVTPEILEAAVTPRTKALVPVDMNGMPVDYNAVLALGERLGIPVVSDSAESLGASYKGRRIGGVSPIGFFSFFPNKTVTTGEGGMITCSDDAFAERCRVLLNQGQEGRYNHVALGFNYRMTDIAAALGIVQLSRLDSIVAEKNNIVAAYREFLADAPGVSLPVEPAYVTQHSWYMFAVQVDEAIRDAVVAHLKDKGVDTRLSFPPIHNQPYYRERFGSKAEDLPVTWRTWRRLINLPIWPGLTREQIAYVAATLKEAVAACS from the coding sequence ATGGACATAATCCCTGTCGCCAACGTGGTCACCACCGAGGAAGACGCCCGCGCCGTCTACGAGGTTGTCAAATCCGGCTGGATCAGCAAGGGCAAGAAAGTGGACGCCTTCGAGGCCGACTTCGCCCGCGTGGTGGGCGCGCGCCACGCCATCGCCGTGTCCAACGGCACCGCCGCCCTGCACGTTATCCTGGCCGCCCTGGGCATCGGGCCCGGCGACGAGGTGGTGCTGCCCTCGCTCACCTTCATCTCCACCGCCAACGCCGTGCTCTACCTGGGCGCAACCCCTGTGCTCGTGGAGTGCGCCCCCGACACCTACAACGTCACCCCGGAGATTCTCGAAGCTGCCGTGACGCCGCGCACCAAGGCCCTGGTCCCCGTGGACATGAATGGCATGCCCGTGGACTACAACGCCGTGCTCGCCCTGGGCGAGCGCCTGGGCATCCCCGTGGTCTCGGACTCGGCTGAGAGCCTGGGGGCCTCCTACAAGGGACGGCGCATCGGCGGCGTGTCGCCCATCGGGTTCTTCAGCTTCTTCCCCAACAAGACCGTCACCACCGGAGAGGGCGGCATGATCACCTGCTCCGACGACGCCTTCGCCGAGCGTTGCCGGGTGCTGCTCAACCAGGGCCAGGAGGGCCGCTACAACCACGTGGCCCTGGGCTTCAACTACCGCATGACCGACATCGCCGCCGCCCTGGGCATCGTGCAGCTCTCGCGCCTGGACTCCATCGTGGCTGAGAAGAACAACATCGTGGCCGCCTACCGCGAATTCCTGGCCGACGCCCCCGGCGTGAGCCTTCCCGTGGAGCCCGCCTACGTCACCCAGCACTCCTGGTACATGTTCGCCGTGCAGGTGGACGAGGCCATCCGCGATGCCGTGGTGGCCCACCTTAAGGACAAGGGCGTGGACACCCGCCTTTCCTTCCCGCCCATCCACAACCAGCCCTACTACCGCGAGCGCTTTGGCTCCAAGGCCGAGGACCTGCCCGTCACTTGGCGCACCTGGCGCAGGCTCATCAACCTGCCCATCTGGCCGGGCCTGACGCGCGAGCAGATCGCCTACGTGGCCGCAACGCTCAAGGAGGCCGTGGCCGCCTGCTCCTGA